From Camelina sativa cultivar DH55 chromosome 20, Cs, whole genome shotgun sequence, the proteins below share one genomic window:
- the LOC104769157 gene encoding uncharacterized protein LOC104769157: MNLNDGVVHLSSDTRTNMGDTDLSLKCLGGSQNYFCSNVSNCTDDGCRLVLGLGPTSSSYCFSVSNNNKDSASGFSQELGDSVLQLGLPAVSRDTFSGLDCSLSTYTDFTMPRDTINDGRQRVIPVIDEGSTSAKRSGGYMPSLLLDSNVNNPSQRKQLNHFGTGIHSQMSLEPSTFSVQQRTSNPRKCKFMGCVKGARGASGLCISHGGGQRCQKPGCNKGAESKTTFCKTHGGGSRCEHLGCTKSAEGKTDFCISHGGGRRCEFPEGCDKAARGRSGLCIKHGGGKRCNIESCTRSAEGQAGLCISHGGGKRCQFVSGCEKGAQGSTSYCKAHGGGKRCIFSGCSKGAEGSTPLCKAHGGGKRCLADGGGICSKSVHGGTNFCVAHGGGKRCAVAGCTKSARGRTDCCVKHGGGKRCKIVDCEKSAQGSTDFCKAHGGGKRCSWEDGKCEKFARGKSGLCAAHNTVMSREKGDGSKSGLIGPGLFRGLVVGSASDHSQSGASAVSDCIESVDRIQFENRQKKMMIPMQVLVPSSMKSPSSSNGGETNVFDFMVPEERVHGGGLVMSLLGGSMGRN; this comes from the coding sequence ATGAATTTGAACGACGGTGTAGTTCATCTCTCTAGTGACACCAGGACTAATATGGGTGACACTGATCTTAGCCTGAAGTGTCTTGGGGGTTCTCAAAACTATTTCTGTTCCAATGTTTCTAATTGCACTGACGATGGCTGCCGGTTGGTTCTTGGATTGGGTCCAACTTCATCTTCATATTGTTTTAGTGttagtaacaacaacaaagattctGCTTCTGGATTTTCTCAAGAACTTGGTGATTCAGTTCTGCAACTTGGTCTTCCTGCTGTAAGCAGAGACACTTTCAGTGGACTTGATTGTTCATTGTCGACATATACAGATTTTACTATGCCCCGAGATACTATCAATGATGGTCGACAACGTGTGATTCCTGTTATTGATGAAGGTTCTACTTCTGCAAAGAGATCAGGTGGCTACATGCCATCACTTCTGTTAGATTCAAATGTTAACAATCCTTCACAAAGGAAACAACTTAATCATTTTGGAACCGGCATACATTCACAAATGAGCCTAGAGCCATCAACTTTCTCTGTACAGCAGAGGACTAGCAATCCGAGGAAGTGCAAATTTATGGGATGCGTGAAAGGAGCTCGAGGAGCGTCAGGACTCTGCATCAGCCATGGAGGAGGACAGAGATGTCAAAAACCAGGCTGCAACAAaggtgcagaaagtaaaaccaCTTTTTGCAAAACCCATGGTGGAGGGAGCAGATGTGAGCACTTGGGATGCACCAAGAGTGCGGAAGGAAAAACGGATTTCTGCATATCTCATGGTGGTGGAAGACGTTGTGAGTTCCCTGAAGGATGTGACAAAGCAGCACGTGGCAGATCGGGCCTCTGCATCAAACACGGTGGTGGCAAAAGATGTAATATCGAAAGCTGTACACGAAGTGCTGAAGGACAAGCTGGTCTTTGTATATCTCATGGTGGTGGAAAACGATGTCAGTTTGTTTCAGGTTGTGAGAAAGGAGCTCAAGGAAGTACAAGCTACTGTAAAGCCCATGGAGGTGGGAAACGCTGCATATTTTCAGGATGTAGCAAAGGAGCAGAAGGGAGCACTCCTCTGTGTAAAGCACACGGAGGTGGGAAACGTTGTCTCGCAGATGGAGGTGGGATTTGCTCTAAAAGCGTACATGGTGGGACTAACTTCTGTGTTGCTCATGGTGGCGGGAAAAGATGTGCTGTAGCGGGGTGTACAAAGAGTGCGCGTGGTCGCACTGACTGTTGTGTTAAGCATGGTGGTGGGAAACGTTGTAAGATTGTTGATTGTGAGAAGAGTGCTCAAGGTAGTACTGATTTCTGTAAAGCTCACGGTGGTGGGAAACGATGTTCTTGGGAAGATGGCAAATGCGAGAAGTTTGCTAGAGGCAAAAGCGGTTTATGTGCTGCGCATAACACTGTTATGTCTCGGGAGAAGGGAGATGGAAGCAAGAGCGGTTTGATTGGACCGGGACTGTTCAGGGGCCTTGTTGTTGGCTCTGCTTCTGATCATTCTCAATCTGGAGCTAGCGCCGTCTCTGATTGTATTGAGTCTGTTGATAGAATACAGTTTGAGAATAgacagaagaagatgatgataccAATGCAGGTTCTTGTACCTTCATCAATGAAATCTCCAAGTAGTTCAAATGGAGGAGAAACAAACGTCTTTGACTTTATGGTTCCGGAGGAGAGAGTTCACG
- the LOC104769158 gene encoding cytochrome b5 domain-containing protein RLF: MDTTRDDEFTFSKVASPDSEVVLEAKELASDVGNITLKDGLDQQSNGLIWKDKSLPPKEETVGSLSFTVIDSSSSSKKPSSESSETFKTPARKPITRTKVPFEKGYSQMDWMKLTRTHPDLAGLKGESNRRLIPMDEVKKHKSGDSMWTVLKGRVYNITPYMNFHPGGVDMLMKAVGRDGTLLFNKYHAWVNFDILLEKCLVGVLDDTKAKKQEA, encoded by the exons ATGGATACTACTAGAGATGATGAATTCACATTCTCAAAG GTTGCGTCACCAGATAGTGAAGTTGTTCTCGAGGCGAAAGAACTTGCATCAGATGTGGGAAATATTACCCTTAAAGATGGATTAGATCAACAAAGCAATGGTCTTATTTGGAAAGACAAGTCTCTTCCTCCTAAAGAAGAGACAGTAGGTTCTTTGTCTTTTACAGTGattgattcttcttcatcttcgaaAAAGCCGTCCAGTGAATCATCTGAGACTTTCAAAACTCCAGCTAGAAAGCCTATAACTCGTACCAAAGTTCCCTTTGAAAAGGGTTATAGCCAAATGGATTGGATGAAACTTACACGAACACATCCTGATCTTGCAG GCTTGAAGGGAGAGTCAAACAGGAGGCTTATTCCAATGGATGAAGTAAAGAAGCACAAATCAGGAGATTCAATGTGGACTGTTTTGAAAGGTCGCGTGTACAACATAACGCCTTATATGAATTTTCATCCTGGAGGTGTCGATATGCTAATGAAAGCAGTTGGAAGAGACGGTACGCTATTGTTCAACAAATACCATGCTTGGGTCAATTTTGATATCTTACTTGAGAAATGCCTTGTTGGTGTTTTGGATGATACGAAAGCGAAGAAGCAAGAAGCCTAA
- the LOC104769160 gene encoding magnesium transporter MRS2-7-like, with amino-acid sequence MSPDGEVFPVDSASAVVATKRKTSQSSRSWISIDATGEKTVLDVDKYVIMHRVQIHARDLRILDPNLFYPSAILGRERAIVLNLEYIKAIITAEEVLIRDSSDENVIPVLEEFQRRLPVGNEAHGGHGDGDVGEEDESPFEFRALEVALEAICSFLAARTTELEKSAYPALDELTLKISSRNLERVRKLKSAMTRLTARVQKVRDELEQLLDDDGDMADLYLTRKLVGVSSSLSVSDEPIWYPTSPTIGAKISRASRVSLATIRGDDENDVEEVEMLLEAYFMQIDSTLNKLNELREYIDDTEDYINIQLDNHRNQLIQLELMLSSGTVCVSMYSMIAGIFGMNIPNTWNNDHGYIFKWVVSLTGTFCAILFVIILSYARFRGLIGS; translated from the exons ATGTCGCCGGACGGAGAAGTTTTTCCGGTGGATTCAGCATCGGCGGTTGTAGCGACGAAGAGGAAGACATCTCAGTCATCGAGGAGTTGGATTTCTATAGACGCGACAGGGGAAAAAACTGTGCTTGACGTTGACAAATACGTGATTATGCACCGTGTTCAGATCCACGCTCGTGATCTACGGATCCTTGACCCAAATCTTTTTTACCCTTCTGCTATTTTGGGTCGAGAGAGAGCCATTGTTCTTAACTTAGAG TATATAAAGGCCATCATCACTGCTGAAGAG GTTTTGATTCGGGATTCGTCAGATGAAAATGTTATTCCCGTCCTGGAGGAGTTTCAGAGACGCTTGCCAGTTGGAAACGAGGCTCATGGTGGTCACGGAGATGGTGATGTGGGTGAAGAAGATG AGTCTCCGTTTGAATTCCGGGCGCTAGAGGTGGCTTTGGAAGCTATTTGTAGTTTCCTAGCTGCAAGGACAACAGAACTAGAGAAGTCTGCTTACCCTGCTTTGGATGAACTTACCTTGAAG ATAAGTAGCCGTAACTTGGAAAGGGTTCGTAAATTGAAGAGTGCCATGACTAGATTGACAGCTCGGGTCCAAAAG GTAAGGGATGAGCTGGAACAATTGttggatgatgatggtgatatgGCTGATCTCTACCTTACGAGGAAGCTTGTTGGTGTATCTTCATCGCTTAGCGTTTCTGATGAACCCATTTGGTATCCTACATCCCCAACTATTGGTGCCAAGATTTCCAGAGCAAGTAGAGTAAGTTTAGCCACGATTCGCGGGGACGACGAAAATGATGTTGAAGAAGTTGAAATGTTGCTGGAG GCATATTTTATGCAAATCGACAGCACTTTGAACAAATTAAATGAG CTACGTGAGTATATTGATGACACAGAGGATTACATTAACATCCAG TTAGACAATCATCGAAATCAGCTGATTCAG TTAGAGCTAATGTTAAGCTCTGGAACCGTCTGTGTATCAATGTACTCAATGATCGCGGGAATATTCGGCATGAACATCCCCAATACATGGAACAACGACCATGGATACATTTTCAAATGG gtCGTGAGTCTCACGGGAACGTTTTGCGCAATCTTGTTCGTGATTATACTGTCGTACGCTCGGTTTAGAGGGCTCATCGGATCTTAA
- the LOC104769161 gene encoding beta-D-xylosidase 4-like, which yields MGRRNRAPSSVCPVLLCFLLYISFVSEPSNAQSLPAFACNVAGNNSLAGFGFCNTKIKIESRVADLVGRLTLQEKIKFLGSSGNGASRLGIPTYEWWAEALHGVSFIGPATRFSKLVPSATCFPQVILTAASFNVSLFKAIGKAVSTEARAMYNVGLAGLTYWSPNVNIFRDPRWGRGQETPGEDPTLSSKYAVAYVKGLQETDGGDPNRLKVGACCKHSTAYDLEKWKGVSRYTFNAVVTQQDLDDTYNPPFKSCVIDGNVACIMCSYNQVNGKPTCADPGLLSGLIRGQWKLNGYIVSDCDSLGILYGAQHYTKTPEEAAAKSILAGLDLNCGSFLGNHTENAVKKGMIKEADINKAISNNFATLMRLGFFDGNPKNQPYGSLGPKDVCTAEHQELAAETARQGIVLLKNVAGSLPLSPSAIKTLAVIGPNANVTKTMIGNYEGVACKYTTPLQGLERTVLTTKYHRGCNNVTCVAADLVSATALAASADVTVLVMGADQSIEKETLDRIDLNLPGKQQELVTQVAKAAKGPVVLVIMSGGGFDITFAKNDEKIKSIMWVGYPGEAGGLAIADVIFGRHNPSGNLPMTWYPQSYVEKVPMTNMNMRPDKLSGYPGRTYRFYTGETVYAFGHGLSYSNFSHQLLKAPKLVSLNLEESHACLSSSECQSLDAFGPHCDNNAVGGRLDFEVQLKVTNAGDREGSHTVFLFTTPPEVHGSPVKHLLGFEKVRLRKSEEAMVRFKVNVCKDLSVVDEIGTRKIALGHHLLHVGSLKHSLNITV from the exons atgggaagaagaaacagagcaccCTCCTCTGTTTGCCctgttcttctctgtttcttactCTACATCTCTTTTGTCTCCGAGCCCTCTAACGCCCAGTCTTTGCCGGCTTTCGCCTGCAACGTTGCAGGAAACAATTCTCTTGCCGGGTTTGGGTTTTGcaacaccaaaataaaaatcgaaaGCAGAGTCGCCGATCTCGTTGGGAGACTAACGTTGCAAGAGAAGATAAAATTTTTAGGGAGCAGCGGAAACGGTGCGAGCCGCTTGGGGATTCCGACGTATGAGTGGTGGGCAGAGGCACTTCACGGGGTATCTTTCATCGGACCAGCCACTCGTTTTAGCAAGCTTGTCCCTAGCGCCACATGCTTCCCTCAAGTTATTCTCACCGCTGCTTCGTTCAATGTCTCTTTGTTCAAGGCTATTGGCAAA GCTGTGTCGACGGAGGCGAGGGCAATGTACAATGTGGGATTGGCTGGATTAACGTATTGGTCACCTAATGTGAACATATTTCGTGACCCGAGATGGGGAAGAGGACAAGAGACTCCAGGAGAGGACCCAACACTGTCGAGCAAATACGCGGTAGCATATGTCAAAGGTCTTCAGGAGACTGACGGTGGGGATCCTAACCGTCTAAAAGTTGGTGCTTGCTGCAAACACTCAACCGCCTATGACCTTGAAAAATGGAAAGGAGTTTCACGTTATACTTTTAACGCCGTG GTGACGCAACAAGATTTGGATGATACATACAACCCACCATTTAAGAGCTGTGTGATTGATGGGAATGTGGCTTGTATCATGTGTTCTTACAACCAAGTTAACGGTAAACCCACTTGCGCGGATCCTGGTTTGCTTTCGGGTCTAATCCGCGGTCAATGGAAATTAAACGG GTACATTGTTTCGGATTGCGACTCATTAGGTATTTTGTATGGTGCACAACACTATACCAAGACTCCAGAGGAAGCAGCAGCTAAATCTATACTGGCAGGTTTGGATCTAAATTGTGGTTCTTTCTTGGGTAACCACACAGAGAATGCGGTCAAGAAGGGGATGATCAAAGAAGCAGATATCAACAAAGCGATTTCGAACAATTTTGCCACTCTGATGCGCCTAGGATTCTTCGACGGTAACCCTAAGAATCAACCCTATGGTAGTTTGGGTCCCAAGGACGTGTGCACGGCTGAACACCAAGAACTAGCTGCGGAAACCGCAAGGCAAGGCATTGTCTTGCTCAAGAACGTAGCTGGTTCACTACCGCTCTCTCCTTCCGCCATCAAAACGTTGGCTGTGATCGGACCAAATGCTAATGTCACAAAAACCATGATCGGAAATTACGAAG GCGTGGCATGCAAGTATACAACACCGCTTCAAGGACTTGAGAGGACCGTGTTGACAACGAAGTATCATCGTGGCTGCAACAACGTGACGTGCGTAGCGGCGGATTTAGTTTCAGCTACGGCTCTGGCGGCATCTGCGGATGTGACGGTGTTAGTAATGGGAGCCGATCAATCTATTGAGAAGGAGACATTAGATCGCATAGACCTGAATCTTCCCGGAAAGCAGCAAGAGCTAGTGACTCAAGTGGCTAAGGCGGCAAAAGGACCGGTGGTGCTAGTCATAATGTCCGGTGGAGGGTTTGACATTACATTCGCCAAGAACGATGAGAAGATCAAAAGCATTATGTGGGTCGGATACCCTGGTGAAGCCGGTGGTCTCGCTATTGCTGACGTCATCTTCGGTCGCCATAATCCGA gTGGGAATTTGCCGATGACGTGGTATCCTCAGTCTTACGTGGAGAAAGTTCCGATGACGAACATGAACATGAGACCCGACAAATTAAGCGGGTATCCGGGTCGGACTTACCGGTTTTACACCGGAGAAACCGTATACGCCTTCGGACATGGGCTCAGTTACAGTAATTTCAGTCACCAGCTTCTTAAAGCTCCGAAGCTCGTCTCTCTCAATCTTGAAGAGAGTCACGCTTGCCTATCATCGTCGGAGTGTCAATCACTGGACGCGTTCGGACCGCATTGCGATAATAACGCCGTCGGTGGAAGATTGGATTTCGAGGTTCAACTGAAGGTAACGAACGCCGGAGACAGAGAAGGGAGCCACACGGTGTTTCTGTTCACGACGCCGCCGGAAGTACACGGATCTCCGGTTAAGCATCTTCTAGGGTTTGAGAAGGTTCGTCTGAGAAAGAGCGAAGAAGCGATGGTTAGGTTTAAGGTTAATGTGTGTAAGGATCTGAGTGTGGTTGATGAAATCGGAACGAGGAAGATTGCTTTAGGCCATCATCTTCTCCACGTGGGTAGCTTGAAACACTCCTTGAACATTACTGTCTGA
- the LOC104769162 gene encoding beta-D-xylosidase 3-like isoform X1: MSSSWLTSRNRALSSVSTLLLYFLLCISEQSNAQSSPVFACDVTGNPSLAVLGFCNTGLKIKARVTDLVGRLTLEEKIGFLGSRAVGVSRLGIPDYNWWSEALHGVSYIGGGSGFSGQVRGATSFPQVILTAASFNVSLFQAIGKVVSTEARAMYNVGSAGLTFWSPNVNIFRDPRWGRGQETPGEDPTLSSKYAVAYVKGLQEADGGDPNRLKVAACCKHYTAYDVDNWTDVHRFTFNAVVNQQDMADTFQPPFKSCVVDGNVASVMCSYNQVNGKPTCADPDLLSGVIRGQWKLNGYIVSDCDSVDVLYRDQHYTKTPEEAVAISILAGLDLNCDHFTHEHALEAVKAGLVNEAAIDNAISNNFATLMRLGFFDGDPKKQLYGDLGPKDVCTAENQELARDAARQGIVLLKNSAGSLPLSPSTIKTLAVIGPNAKATVTMIGNYFGDPCKYTTPFQGLAETVSSTYQPGCSNVACKEPDIDSAAALAASADAVVLVMGEDQTIEQETLDRVDLYLPGKQQELVTQVAKAAKGPVVLVIMSGGGFDITFAKNDEKITSIMWVGYPGEAGGLAIADVIFGRHNPSGSLPMTWYPQSYVEKVPMSNMNMRPDKPNGYPGRTYRFYAGETVYAFGDTLSYTKFDHRLIKAPRLVSLSLDESHPCRSSECQSLDAIGPHCENAVEGESGIEVKLNVKNAGDREGSHTVFLFTTPPAIHGSPIKHLLGFEKVRLRKNEEAVVRFKVDVCKDLSVVDEIGTRKIALGHYLLHVGSLKHSLNITV; this comes from the exons ATGAGTTCTTCTTGGTTAACAAGCCGAAACAGAGCACTCTCCTCTGTTTCCACTCTTCTCCTCTATTTCCTCCTCTGCATCTCCGAGCAATCGAACGCTCAGTCTTCTCCGGTATTCGCCTGTGACGTCACCGGAAACCCTTCTCTAGCCGTACTTGGATTCTGCAACACGGGGTTGAAGATCAAAGCCCGAGTCACCGATCTTGTCGGAAGATTAACGTTGGAGGAGAAAATCGGGTTTTTGGGGAGCAGAGCTGTCGGCGTGAGCCGCCTTGGGATTCCGGATTACAACTGGTGGTCGGAGGCACTTCATGGCGTCTCATACATCGGAGGTGGTAGTGGATTCTCTGGGCAAGTACGTGGCGCCACTAGCTTCCCACAAGTTATACTCACGGCCGCTTCTTTCAATGTGTCTTTGTTCCAAGCCATTGGCAAG GTTGTATCGACGGAGGCAAGGGCAATGTACAATGTGGGATCAGCCGGTTTAACGTTTTGGTCACCGAATGTGAACATATTCCGGGACCCAAGATGGGGAAGAGGACAAGAGACTCCAGGCGAGGACCCAACACTCTCGAGCAAATACGCGGTGGCTTATGTTAAAGGTCTTCAGGAGGCTGACGGTGGAGATCCTAACCGTCTCAAAGTCGCCGCTTGTTGCAAACACTACACCGCCTATGACGTTGATAATTGGACAGATGTCCATCGTTTCACTTTCAACGCCGTG GTGAACCAACAAGATATGGCTGATACGTTTCAACCACCGTTCAAGAGTTGTGTGGTTGATGGGAATGTGGCTAGTGTCATGTGTTCTTACAACCAAGTTAACGGTAAACCGACATGCGCTGATCCTGATCTGCTTTCTGGTGTGATCCGTGGTCAATGGAAGTTAAACGG ATACATTGTTTCAGATTGTGATTCAGTAGATGTGTTGTATAGAGACCAACACTATACCAAGACTCCAGAGGAAGCTGTGGCCATATCTATCTTGGCAGGTTTGGATTTAAATTGTGATCATTTCACGCATGAACACGCATTGGAAGCGGTCAAGGCGGGTTTGGTGAACGAAGCAGCTATCGACAATGCGATTTCAAACAATTTCGCCACTTTAATGCGTTTAGGGTTCTTCGATGGAGACCCCAAGAAGCAGCTCTATGGTGATCTTGGTCCTAAAGACGTTTGCACCGCTGAGAACCAAGAACTCGCTAGAGATGCCGCAAGGCAAGGCATTGTCTTGCTTAAGAACTCTGCTGGTTCGCTTCCACTCTCACCTTCCACCATCAAAACGTTAGCCGTGATTGGACCAAACGCCAAAGCCACAGTAACAATGATCGGAAACTACTTCG GTGACCCATGCAAGTATACAACACCGTTTCAGGGACTGGCAGAAACGGTGTCGTCTACCTATCAGCCGGGCTGTTCTAACGTGGCGTGCAAGGAACCGGACATAGACTCAGCCGCAGCTCTGGCTGCTTCTGCGGATGCTGTCGTGCTTGTGATGGGCGAAGATCAAACCATTGAGCAGGAGACCCTTGACCGAGTTGACCTGTATCTTCCCGGAAAGCAGCAAGAGCTAGTGACTCAAGTGGCTAAAGCGGCAAAAGGACCTGTGGTGCTAGTCATAATGTCCGGTGGAGGGTTTGACATTACATTCGCCAAGAACGATGAGAAGATCACAAGCATTATGTGGGTCGGATACCCTGGTGAAGCCGGTGGTCTCGCCATTGCTGACGTCATCTTCGGTCGTCATAATCCGA gCGGGAGTTTACCGATGACGTGGTATCCGCAATCCTACGTGGAGAAAGTCCCGATGTCAAATATGAACATGAGACCCGACAAACCAAACGGGTATCCGGGTCGGACTTACCGATTCTACGCCGGAGAAACCGTATACGCCTTCGGAGACACGCTCAGCTACACTAAATTCGACCATCGGCTAATCAAAGCTCCACGACTCGTCTCTCTCAGTCTCGACGAGAGCCACCCTTGCCGATCATCGGAGTGCCAATCACTGGACGCGATCGGACCACATTGTGAGAACGCCGTCGAGGGAGAATCGGGTATCGAGGTTAAACTGAATGTAAAGAACGCTGGAGACAGAGAAGGCAGCCACACGGTGTTTCTGTTTACCACGCCGCCGGCAATACACGGGTCTCCGATTAAGCATCTTCTAGGGTTTGAGAAGGTTCGTCTGAGGAAAAACGAAGAAGCGGTGGTTAGGTTTAAGGTTGATGTGTGTAAGGATCTGAGTGTGGTTGATGAGATCGGAACGAGGAAGATTGCTTTAGGTCATTATCTTCTCCATGTGGGAAGCTTGAAACACTCCTTGAACATTACTGTTTGA
- the LOC104769162 gene encoding beta-D-xylosidase 3-like isoform X2 — translation MSSSWLTSRNRALSSVSTLLLYFLLCISEQSNAQSSPVFACDVTGNPSLAVLGFCNTGLKIKARVTDLVGRLTLEEKIGFLGSRAVGVSRLGIPDYNWWSEALHGVSYIGGGSGFSGQVRGATSFPQVILTAASFNVSLFQAIGKVVSTEARAMYNVGSAGLTFWSPNVNIFRDPRWGRGQETPGEDPTLSSKYAVAYVKGLQEADGGDPNRLKVAACCKHYTAYDVDNWTDVHRFTFNAVVNQQDMADTFQPPFKSCVVDGNVASVMCSYNQVNGKPTCADPDLLSGVIRGQWKLNGDQHYTKTPEEAVAISILAGLDLNCDHFTHEHALEAVKAGLVNEAAIDNAISNNFATLMRLGFFDGDPKKQLYGDLGPKDVCTAENQELARDAARQGIVLLKNSAGSLPLSPSTIKTLAVIGPNAKATVTMIGNYFGDPCKYTTPFQGLAETVSSTYQPGCSNVACKEPDIDSAAALAASADAVVLVMGEDQTIEQETLDRVDLYLPGKQQELVTQVAKAAKGPVVLVIMSGGGFDITFAKNDEKITSIMWVGYPGEAGGLAIADVIFGRHNPSGSLPMTWYPQSYVEKVPMSNMNMRPDKPNGYPGRTYRFYAGETVYAFGDTLSYTKFDHRLIKAPRLVSLSLDESHPCRSSECQSLDAIGPHCENAVEGESGIEVKLNVKNAGDREGSHTVFLFTTPPAIHGSPIKHLLGFEKVRLRKNEEAVVRFKVDVCKDLSVVDEIGTRKIALGHYLLHVGSLKHSLNITV, via the exons ATGAGTTCTTCTTGGTTAACAAGCCGAAACAGAGCACTCTCCTCTGTTTCCACTCTTCTCCTCTATTTCCTCCTCTGCATCTCCGAGCAATCGAACGCTCAGTCTTCTCCGGTATTCGCCTGTGACGTCACCGGAAACCCTTCTCTAGCCGTACTTGGATTCTGCAACACGGGGTTGAAGATCAAAGCCCGAGTCACCGATCTTGTCGGAAGATTAACGTTGGAGGAGAAAATCGGGTTTTTGGGGAGCAGAGCTGTCGGCGTGAGCCGCCTTGGGATTCCGGATTACAACTGGTGGTCGGAGGCACTTCATGGCGTCTCATACATCGGAGGTGGTAGTGGATTCTCTGGGCAAGTACGTGGCGCCACTAGCTTCCCACAAGTTATACTCACGGCCGCTTCTTTCAATGTGTCTTTGTTCCAAGCCATTGGCAAG GTTGTATCGACGGAGGCAAGGGCAATGTACAATGTGGGATCAGCCGGTTTAACGTTTTGGTCACCGAATGTGAACATATTCCGGGACCCAAGATGGGGAAGAGGACAAGAGACTCCAGGCGAGGACCCAACACTCTCGAGCAAATACGCGGTGGCTTATGTTAAAGGTCTTCAGGAGGCTGACGGTGGAGATCCTAACCGTCTCAAAGTCGCCGCTTGTTGCAAACACTACACCGCCTATGACGTTGATAATTGGACAGATGTCCATCGTTTCACTTTCAACGCCGTG GTGAACCAACAAGATATGGCTGATACGTTTCAACCACCGTTCAAGAGTTGTGTGGTTGATGGGAATGTGGCTAGTGTCATGTGTTCTTACAACCAAGTTAACGGTAAACCGACATGCGCTGATCCTGATCTGCTTTCTGGTGTGATCCGTGGTCAATGGAAGTTAAACGG AGACCAACACTATACCAAGACTCCAGAGGAAGCTGTGGCCATATCTATCTTGGCAGGTTTGGATTTAAATTGTGATCATTTCACGCATGAACACGCATTGGAAGCGGTCAAGGCGGGTTTGGTGAACGAAGCAGCTATCGACAATGCGATTTCAAACAATTTCGCCACTTTAATGCGTTTAGGGTTCTTCGATGGAGACCCCAAGAAGCAGCTCTATGGTGATCTTGGTCCTAAAGACGTTTGCACCGCTGAGAACCAAGAACTCGCTAGAGATGCCGCAAGGCAAGGCATTGTCTTGCTTAAGAACTCTGCTGGTTCGCTTCCACTCTCACCTTCCACCATCAAAACGTTAGCCGTGATTGGACCAAACGCCAAAGCCACAGTAACAATGATCGGAAACTACTTCG GTGACCCATGCAAGTATACAACACCGTTTCAGGGACTGGCAGAAACGGTGTCGTCTACCTATCAGCCGGGCTGTTCTAACGTGGCGTGCAAGGAACCGGACATAGACTCAGCCGCAGCTCTGGCTGCTTCTGCGGATGCTGTCGTGCTTGTGATGGGCGAAGATCAAACCATTGAGCAGGAGACCCTTGACCGAGTTGACCTGTATCTTCCCGGAAAGCAGCAAGAGCTAGTGACTCAAGTGGCTAAAGCGGCAAAAGGACCTGTGGTGCTAGTCATAATGTCCGGTGGAGGGTTTGACATTACATTCGCCAAGAACGATGAGAAGATCACAAGCATTATGTGGGTCGGATACCCTGGTGAAGCCGGTGGTCTCGCCATTGCTGACGTCATCTTCGGTCGTCATAATCCGA gCGGGAGTTTACCGATGACGTGGTATCCGCAATCCTACGTGGAGAAAGTCCCGATGTCAAATATGAACATGAGACCCGACAAACCAAACGGGTATCCGGGTCGGACTTACCGATTCTACGCCGGAGAAACCGTATACGCCTTCGGAGACACGCTCAGCTACACTAAATTCGACCATCGGCTAATCAAAGCTCCACGACTCGTCTCTCTCAGTCTCGACGAGAGCCACCCTTGCCGATCATCGGAGTGCCAATCACTGGACGCGATCGGACCACATTGTGAGAACGCCGTCGAGGGAGAATCGGGTATCGAGGTTAAACTGAATGTAAAGAACGCTGGAGACAGAGAAGGCAGCCACACGGTGTTTCTGTTTACCACGCCGCCGGCAATACACGGGTCTCCGATTAAGCATCTTCTAGGGTTTGAGAAGGTTCGTCTGAGGAAAAACGAAGAAGCGGTGGTTAGGTTTAAGGTTGATGTGTGTAAGGATCTGAGTGTGGTTGATGAGATCGGAACGAGGAAGATTGCTTTAGGTCATTATCTTCTCCATGTGGGAAGCTTGAAACACTCCTTGAACATTACTGTTTGA